A single region of the Octopus bimaculoides isolate UCB-OBI-ISO-001 chromosome 6, ASM119413v2, whole genome shotgun sequence genome encodes:
- the LOC106871460 gene encoding SWI/SNF complex subunit SMARCC1 isoform X1 gives MSHMYVDTYGRLEKLVPSSTVRCREEKMALQRKKDGGPNVKFFESVETIAMFDSVRTWLHKNCKKSIQADPPTNKNLSNLVIQLLQFQEDAFGKQEVNPALTKLPMKCFLDFKPGGSLCHIFAAVYKYKSDQGWRRFDFQSPSRVDRNVEMFMQIEKSLVQNKCLILPIIYIRPEVDKCLIPKLKDIIKRHQGAISDNPEDATHIVHPLSGHTGLDDEWFRPVMKRDRHCIVHWWFYPDSYDTWVTEVNIEQDPEAPYCPSGPWEINARWLLDLEEFNEWMNEEDYLNEDEMEGSNTRKSRRRNIVKLTVDDINPSMDSERRDKRGDKKGKRKRSPSPVIEKRRKKSNRGQAVTSGKKKPSREDETDDLTKDMDDPTPEPNIQEVSISKQTTTSRNSKDSELQPIKGGTYIDLDEEQGDKVNYEREDSKGSCTTSPAPDEAAKKEKKEESEDNVTEQTHQIIIPSYAAWFDYNSIHAIERRALPEFFNGKNKSKSPEIFMAYRNFMIDTYRLNPQEYLTSTACRRNLAGDVCAIMRVHAFLEQWGLINYQVDADNRPTPMGPPPTSHFHILADTPSGLQPVNPAKTVQPSAAQQIVNFNDKNKEKDADDKKDISSFGLRTDLYAKKALKDKGAATRTREWTDQELLLLLEAMEMYKDDWNKVAEHVGSRTQDECILQFLRLPIEDPYLEEDFGNMGPLAYQPIPFSQTGNPVMSTVAFLASVVDTRVASAAAKAALTEFNKLKDEVPPALTNAHMKVVEEAIKEGKNVDANFGLDRSGIAGTTKEETDAAEAEAQADALKQTDESAVKDDHKKERGTTEESMETDANEKKSDKKDDEDSGQQRGGPTSGSGATLAADSAEKIDSSVAKQQQSCPNASDADDKNTNNGLTGDVHSKNDVAAKVASTFDPKEKGNVITAAAAALAAAAVKAKHLAGVEERKIKSLVALLVETQMKKLEIKLRHFEELEAIMDREREALEYQRQQLLQERQQFHMDQIRAAEYRARQIAAQQHMNEQRQQNQGATAAGDQGNQGSGSSSNQNTSSASQNPALAAAVGPNYPLHGSPMPPQGPQVHQHVPHGSPAPPNPTSQTPTPQPAQPTPPQSTPAALPSSSASVTPSAGQQATLVPNTSFSHTTNFNPASANNNSNNNNSSSNSNSSTSSNSQSHTFPPQTSGNSQGQSQPGQFSQSASAAGPGTGPTPMIPQQSGQPAGGAPPVSTPHQYPQGPMPPGQSPYISHSGPQGQGPFPQQGPPNASQSHPLMPQQGSANTGNQPPHPYPPQQASHTQPYTHTGHSHPHYSPQPAGNTGGYPPSTQASQPHYPQQGPPQQGGQYPPYHHQGPAQQSQHFHQGHPPQQYPQGSYSQQNYPGAPPGQNTHPYTHGSGSPYSTQGHGMPPQGTPIPPTGRQMATSGTPGAATATDVADSMVVQSPATPSPKP, from the exons tCTATTCAAGCAGATCCTCCAACAAATAAGAATCTCTCCAATTTGGTCATACAGCTGCTGCAGTTCCAAGAAGATGCATTTGGTAAACAAGAAGTTAATCCAGCTCTCACTAAACTtcct ATGAAATGTTTCCTTGACTTTAAACCAGGTGGGTCTCTGTGTCATATCTTTGCTGctgtttacaaatataaaagtGACCAAGGATG gaGACGCTTCGACTTTCAGTCACCATCTCGCGTTGACAGAAATGTTGAAATGTTTATGCAAATTGAGAAATCACTTGTACAGAATAAGTGCCTGATTTTACCCATCATATATATCCGACCTGAGGTTGATAAATGCCTTATACCTAAATTGAAAGACATTATCAAAAGGCACCAAGGAGCTATAAGTGATAACCCTGAAGATGCCACCCACATTGTACATCCATTATCTGGCCATACAGGTTTGGATG ATGAGTGGTTCCGGCCAGTAATGAAGAGAGATCGCCATTGTATAGTTCACTGGTGGTTTTACCCTGATAG CTATGATACCTGGGTGACTGAAGTCAACATTGAACAAGACCCCGAAGCTCCCTATTGTCCAAGCGGTCCTTGGGAA ATTAATGCACGCTGGCTTCTTGATCTTGAAGAATTCAATGAGTGGATGAATGAAGAAGATTATCTGAATGAAGATGAG atggAGGGTAGCAACACTAGGAAGTCAAGACGTCGCAACATTGTAAAACTCACTGTGGATGAT ATTAATCCTAGCATGGACTCTGAGCGTAGGGACAAAAGGGGTGACAAAAAGGGCAAGAGGAAACGTTCTCCTTCCCCGGTCATTGAAAAGAGACGTAAAAAGAG CAATCGTGGACAAGCAGTGACCTCTGGTAAAAAGAAACCTTCTCGCGAAGATGAAACTGATGATTTAACAAAAGATATGGATGATCCAACCCCTGAGCCCAATATCCAAGAAGTTTCCATATCAAAGCAGA CTACCACATCTAGAAACTCCAAAGATAGTGAGCTGCAACCAATTAAAGGTGGTACTTACATTGATCTTGATGAAGAACAGGGAGATAAAGTGAAT TATGAACGAGAAGATAGTAAAGGCTCATGTACCACATCACCAGCACCTGATGAagctgcaaagaaagaaaagaaagaagaatctgAAGATAATGTTACAGAGCAGACACATCAGATCATCATTCCTAGCTATGCTGCTTGGTTTGATTATAACAGTATTCATGCCATAGAAAGACGTGCTCTTCCAGAGTTCTTTAATGGCAAAAACAAATCTAAGAGTCCAGAAAT TTTTATGGCCTATCGTAATTTTATGATCGATACTTATCGACTGAACCCTCAGGAATATCTTACCAGTACTGCATGTCGACGTAACTTGGCCGGAGATGTGTGTGCAATTATGAG AGTTCATGCTTTCCTTGAGCAATGGGGCCTTATCAATTATCAAGTTGACGCTGATAATAGACCGACACCCATGGGACCTCCTCCAACTTCTCATTTCCATATACTTGCTGATACTCCATCAGGACTGCAGCCAGtcaatcctgccaaaacagttcaG CCATCTGCTGCTCAGCAAATTGTGAActtcaatgataaaaataaagaaaaagatgctGATGACAAGAAGGATATATCCAGCTTTGGATTGAGAACTGACCTGTATGCAAAGAAAGCATTGAAG gaTAAAGGTGCAGCTACCAGAACTCGAGAATGGACTGATCAAGAATTACTTCTTTTACTGGAAGCTATGGAAATGTATAAAGATGACTGGAATAAAGTAGCAGAACATGTAGGCAGTCGCACGCAGGATGAATGTATTCTGCAGTTTCTCAGATTGCCTATTGAAGACCCTTATTTAGAAGAAGACTTTGGTAACATGGGACCTTTGGCATATCAGCCAATTCCATTTTCACAGACTGGCAACCCAGTTATGTCAACTGTTGCATTCCTAGCCTCTGTTGTTGATACAAGAGTTGcttcagcagcagcaaaagcagctcTAA cTGAATTCAACAAATTGAAAGATGAAGTACCACCAGCTCTCACTAATGCTCATATGAAAGTAGTTGAAGAAGCCATCAAAGAAGGCAAGAATGTTGATGCCAATTTTGGGTTAGACAGAAGTGGTATTGCAGGCACAACTAAAGAAGAGACAG ATGCTGCTGAAGCAGAGGCACAAGCTGATGCTCTGAAGCAAACAGATGAATCTGCTGTGAAGGATGACcataaaaaagagagaggaacg ACTGAAGAATCTATGGAAACTGATGCTAATGAAAAAAAATCTGACAAAAAAGATGATGAA GATTCTGGTCAACAAAGAGGTGGTCCTACATCTGGAAGTGGTGCAACATTGGCTGCAGATTCTGCTGAGAAGATCGACAGTAGTGTTGCAAAACAGCAACAGTCATGCCCAAATGCTAGTGATGCGGATGATAAAAATACCAACAATGGGCTTACTGGTGATGTTCACAGCAAGAATGATGTTGCTGCTAAAGTAGCTTCGACCTTTGACCCTAAAGAAAAGGGCAATGTTATAACAGCTGCTGCTGCAGCACTTGCAGCTGCTGCAGTAAAAGCAAAG CATTTGGCTGGAGTAGAGGAGCGTAAAATCAAAAGCCTGGTTGCTTTGTTAGTTGAAActcaaatgaagaaattggagatCAAGTTAAGACATTTTGAGGAACTTGAAGCAATCATGGATCGAGAAAGAGAAGCA TTGGAATATCAACGTCAACAGTTACTTCAAGAACGTCAACAGTTTCATATGGACCAAATAAGAGCTGCTGAATATCGTGCCCGACAAATTGCTGCACAGCAACATATGAATGAACAACGGCAGCAAAATCAAGGAGCTACAGCAGCAGGGGACCAAG gTAACCAAGGGTCTGGATCTTCTTCAAACCAGAACACCTCGTCAGCTTCCCAAAACCCTGCATTAGCTGCTGCAGTTGGTCCTAATTATCCACTGCATGGTTCCCCAATGCCACCACAAGGTCCTCAAGTCCATCAGCATGTACCTCATGGATCACCTGCTCCACCTAATCCAACCAGTCAAACACCAACTCCACAACCTGCACAGCCAACACCACCTCAGTCAACACCAGCCGCTTTACCTTCGTCTTCTGCCAGTGTCACTCCATCTGCTGGTCAGCAAGCCACTTTGGTACCGAATACTAGCTTCAGCCATACAACCAATTTCAATCCTGCGTCagccaacaataacagcaacaacaacaacagcagcagtaatagtaacaGTAGTACCAGTAGTAACTCACAGTCTCATACATTTCCTCCACAAACATCAGGGAATTCTCAAGGACAGTCACAGCCTGGTCAGTTCTCTCAGAGTGCCAGTGCAGCTGGCCCAGGGACTGGACCAACACCTATGATTCCTCAACAAAGTGGTCAACCAGCTGGAGGGGCACCACCTGTCTCTACACCTCACCAGTATCCTCAGGGACCAATGCCTCCAGGTCAGTCTCCATATATTTCTCATAGTGGTCCACAAGGCCAGGGTCCATTTCCTCAACAAGGACCTCCTAATGCTTCTCAGAGCCATCCATTAATGCCACAACAAGGATCAGCAAATACAGGCAACCAACCACCCCATCCATATCCTCCACAACAGGCTAGTCACACTCAACCGTATACCCATACCGGTCATAGCCATCCTCACTATTCTCCACAGCCTGCAGGTAATACAGGTGGATATCCACCATCAACACAAGCTTCACAGCCACACTATCCTCAACAGGGTCCTCCTCAACAGGGAGGTCAGTATCCTCCATACCATCACCAGGGACCTGCACAACAGAGTCAACACTTCCACCAAGGCCATCCTCCGCAACAATATCCACAAGGCTCTTATTCGCAACAAAACTACCCTGGAGCGCCACCTGGACAAAACACACATCCTTACACTCATGGATCTGGAAGCCCATACTCCACTCAAGGTCATGGTATGCCTCCACAAGGAACACCAATACCACCAACTGGACGACAAATGGCTACATCAGGTACCCCAG gcGCTGCTACTGCAACAGATGTTGCTGATAGTATGGTGGTCCAATCTCCTGCTACCCCTTCACCTAAACCATAG
- the LOC106871460 gene encoding SWI/SNF complex subunit SMARCC1 isoform X2, producing MSHMYVDTYGRLEKLVPSSTVRCREEKMALQRKKDGGPNVKFFESVETIAMFDSVRTWLHKNCKKSIQADPPTNKNLSNLVIQLLQFQEDAFGKQEVNPALTKLPMKCFLDFKPGGSLCHIFAAVYKYKSDQGWRRFDFQSPSRVDRNVEMFMQIEKSLVQNKCLILPIIYIRPEVDKCLIPKLKDIIKRHQGAISDNPEDATHIVHPLSGHTGLDDEWFRPVMKRDRHCIVHWWFYPDSYDTWVTEVNIEQDPEAPYCPSGPWEINARWLLDLEEFNEWMNEEDYLNEDEMEGSNTRKSRRRNIVKLTVDDINPSMDSERRDKRGDKKGKRKRSPSPVIEKRRKKSNRGQAVTSGKKKPSREDETDDLTKDMDDPTPEPNIQEVSISKQTTTSRNSKDSELQPIKGGTYIDLDEEQGDKVNYEREDSKGSCTTSPAPDEAAKKEKKEESEDNVTEQTHQIIIPSYAAWFDYNSIHAIERRALPEFFNGKNKSKSPEIFMAYRNFMIDTYRLNPQEYLTSTACRRNLAGDVCAIMRVHAFLEQWGLINYQVDADNRPTPMGPPPTSHFHILADTPSGLQPVNPAKTVQPSAAQQIVNFNDKNKEKDADDKKDISSFGLRTDLYAKKALKDKGAATRTREWTDQELLLLLEAMEMYKDDWNKVAEHVGSRTQDECILQFLRLPIEDPYLEEDFGNMGPLAYQPIPFSQTGNPVMSTVAFLASVVDTRVASAAAKAALTEFNKLKDEVPPALTNAHMKVVEEAIKEGKNVDANFGLDRSGIAGTTKEETDAAEAEAQADALKQTDESAVKDDHKKERGTDSGQQRGGPTSGSGATLAADSAEKIDSSVAKQQQSCPNASDADDKNTNNGLTGDVHSKNDVAAKVASTFDPKEKGNVITAAAAALAAAAVKAKHLAGVEERKIKSLVALLVETQMKKLEIKLRHFEELEAIMDREREALEYQRQQLLQERQQFHMDQIRAAEYRARQIAAQQHMNEQRQQNQGATAAGDQGNQGSGSSSNQNTSSASQNPALAAAVGPNYPLHGSPMPPQGPQVHQHVPHGSPAPPNPTSQTPTPQPAQPTPPQSTPAALPSSSASVTPSAGQQATLVPNTSFSHTTNFNPASANNNSNNNNSSSNSNSSTSSNSQSHTFPPQTSGNSQGQSQPGQFSQSASAAGPGTGPTPMIPQQSGQPAGGAPPVSTPHQYPQGPMPPGQSPYISHSGPQGQGPFPQQGPPNASQSHPLMPQQGSANTGNQPPHPYPPQQASHTQPYTHTGHSHPHYSPQPAGNTGGYPPSTQASQPHYPQQGPPQQGGQYPPYHHQGPAQQSQHFHQGHPPQQYPQGSYSQQNYPGAPPGQNTHPYTHGSGSPYSTQGHGMPPQGTPIPPTGRQMATSGTPGAATATDVADSMVVQSPATPSPKP from the exons tCTATTCAAGCAGATCCTCCAACAAATAAGAATCTCTCCAATTTGGTCATACAGCTGCTGCAGTTCCAAGAAGATGCATTTGGTAAACAAGAAGTTAATCCAGCTCTCACTAAACTtcct ATGAAATGTTTCCTTGACTTTAAACCAGGTGGGTCTCTGTGTCATATCTTTGCTGctgtttacaaatataaaagtGACCAAGGATG gaGACGCTTCGACTTTCAGTCACCATCTCGCGTTGACAGAAATGTTGAAATGTTTATGCAAATTGAGAAATCACTTGTACAGAATAAGTGCCTGATTTTACCCATCATATATATCCGACCTGAGGTTGATAAATGCCTTATACCTAAATTGAAAGACATTATCAAAAGGCACCAAGGAGCTATAAGTGATAACCCTGAAGATGCCACCCACATTGTACATCCATTATCTGGCCATACAGGTTTGGATG ATGAGTGGTTCCGGCCAGTAATGAAGAGAGATCGCCATTGTATAGTTCACTGGTGGTTTTACCCTGATAG CTATGATACCTGGGTGACTGAAGTCAACATTGAACAAGACCCCGAAGCTCCCTATTGTCCAAGCGGTCCTTGGGAA ATTAATGCACGCTGGCTTCTTGATCTTGAAGAATTCAATGAGTGGATGAATGAAGAAGATTATCTGAATGAAGATGAG atggAGGGTAGCAACACTAGGAAGTCAAGACGTCGCAACATTGTAAAACTCACTGTGGATGAT ATTAATCCTAGCATGGACTCTGAGCGTAGGGACAAAAGGGGTGACAAAAAGGGCAAGAGGAAACGTTCTCCTTCCCCGGTCATTGAAAAGAGACGTAAAAAGAG CAATCGTGGACAAGCAGTGACCTCTGGTAAAAAGAAACCTTCTCGCGAAGATGAAACTGATGATTTAACAAAAGATATGGATGATCCAACCCCTGAGCCCAATATCCAAGAAGTTTCCATATCAAAGCAGA CTACCACATCTAGAAACTCCAAAGATAGTGAGCTGCAACCAATTAAAGGTGGTACTTACATTGATCTTGATGAAGAACAGGGAGATAAAGTGAAT TATGAACGAGAAGATAGTAAAGGCTCATGTACCACATCACCAGCACCTGATGAagctgcaaagaaagaaaagaaagaagaatctgAAGATAATGTTACAGAGCAGACACATCAGATCATCATTCCTAGCTATGCTGCTTGGTTTGATTATAACAGTATTCATGCCATAGAAAGACGTGCTCTTCCAGAGTTCTTTAATGGCAAAAACAAATCTAAGAGTCCAGAAAT TTTTATGGCCTATCGTAATTTTATGATCGATACTTATCGACTGAACCCTCAGGAATATCTTACCAGTACTGCATGTCGACGTAACTTGGCCGGAGATGTGTGTGCAATTATGAG AGTTCATGCTTTCCTTGAGCAATGGGGCCTTATCAATTATCAAGTTGACGCTGATAATAGACCGACACCCATGGGACCTCCTCCAACTTCTCATTTCCATATACTTGCTGATACTCCATCAGGACTGCAGCCAGtcaatcctgccaaaacagttcaG CCATCTGCTGCTCAGCAAATTGTGAActtcaatgataaaaataaagaaaaagatgctGATGACAAGAAGGATATATCCAGCTTTGGATTGAGAACTGACCTGTATGCAAAGAAAGCATTGAAG gaTAAAGGTGCAGCTACCAGAACTCGAGAATGGACTGATCAAGAATTACTTCTTTTACTGGAAGCTATGGAAATGTATAAAGATGACTGGAATAAAGTAGCAGAACATGTAGGCAGTCGCACGCAGGATGAATGTATTCTGCAGTTTCTCAGATTGCCTATTGAAGACCCTTATTTAGAAGAAGACTTTGGTAACATGGGACCTTTGGCATATCAGCCAATTCCATTTTCACAGACTGGCAACCCAGTTATGTCAACTGTTGCATTCCTAGCCTCTGTTGTTGATACAAGAGTTGcttcagcagcagcaaaagcagctcTAA cTGAATTCAACAAATTGAAAGATGAAGTACCACCAGCTCTCACTAATGCTCATATGAAAGTAGTTGAAGAAGCCATCAAAGAAGGCAAGAATGTTGATGCCAATTTTGGGTTAGACAGAAGTGGTATTGCAGGCACAACTAAAGAAGAGACAG ATGCTGCTGAAGCAGAGGCACAAGCTGATGCTCTGAAGCAAACAGATGAATCTGCTGTGAAGGATGACcataaaaaagagagaggaacg GATTCTGGTCAACAAAGAGGTGGTCCTACATCTGGAAGTGGTGCAACATTGGCTGCAGATTCTGCTGAGAAGATCGACAGTAGTGTTGCAAAACAGCAACAGTCATGCCCAAATGCTAGTGATGCGGATGATAAAAATACCAACAATGGGCTTACTGGTGATGTTCACAGCAAGAATGATGTTGCTGCTAAAGTAGCTTCGACCTTTGACCCTAAAGAAAAGGGCAATGTTATAACAGCTGCTGCTGCAGCACTTGCAGCTGCTGCAGTAAAAGCAAAG CATTTGGCTGGAGTAGAGGAGCGTAAAATCAAAAGCCTGGTTGCTTTGTTAGTTGAAActcaaatgaagaaattggagatCAAGTTAAGACATTTTGAGGAACTTGAAGCAATCATGGATCGAGAAAGAGAAGCA TTGGAATATCAACGTCAACAGTTACTTCAAGAACGTCAACAGTTTCATATGGACCAAATAAGAGCTGCTGAATATCGTGCCCGACAAATTGCTGCACAGCAACATATGAATGAACAACGGCAGCAAAATCAAGGAGCTACAGCAGCAGGGGACCAAG gTAACCAAGGGTCTGGATCTTCTTCAAACCAGAACACCTCGTCAGCTTCCCAAAACCCTGCATTAGCTGCTGCAGTTGGTCCTAATTATCCACTGCATGGTTCCCCAATGCCACCACAAGGTCCTCAAGTCCATCAGCATGTACCTCATGGATCACCTGCTCCACCTAATCCAACCAGTCAAACACCAACTCCACAACCTGCACAGCCAACACCACCTCAGTCAACACCAGCCGCTTTACCTTCGTCTTCTGCCAGTGTCACTCCATCTGCTGGTCAGCAAGCCACTTTGGTACCGAATACTAGCTTCAGCCATACAACCAATTTCAATCCTGCGTCagccaacaataacagcaacaacaacaacagcagcagtaatagtaacaGTAGTACCAGTAGTAACTCACAGTCTCATACATTTCCTCCACAAACATCAGGGAATTCTCAAGGACAGTCACAGCCTGGTCAGTTCTCTCAGAGTGCCAGTGCAGCTGGCCCAGGGACTGGACCAACACCTATGATTCCTCAACAAAGTGGTCAACCAGCTGGAGGGGCACCACCTGTCTCTACACCTCACCAGTATCCTCAGGGACCAATGCCTCCAGGTCAGTCTCCATATATTTCTCATAGTGGTCCACAAGGCCAGGGTCCATTTCCTCAACAAGGACCTCCTAATGCTTCTCAGAGCCATCCATTAATGCCACAACAAGGATCAGCAAATACAGGCAACCAACCACCCCATCCATATCCTCCACAACAGGCTAGTCACACTCAACCGTATACCCATACCGGTCATAGCCATCCTCACTATTCTCCACAGCCTGCAGGTAATACAGGTGGATATCCACCATCAACACAAGCTTCACAGCCACACTATCCTCAACAGGGTCCTCCTCAACAGGGAGGTCAGTATCCTCCATACCATCACCAGGGACCTGCACAACAGAGTCAACACTTCCACCAAGGCCATCCTCCGCAACAATATCCACAAGGCTCTTATTCGCAACAAAACTACCCTGGAGCGCCACCTGGACAAAACACACATCCTTACACTCATGGATCTGGAAGCCCATACTCCACTCAAGGTCATGGTATGCCTCCACAAGGAACACCAATACCACCAACTGGACGACAAATGGCTACATCAGGTACCCCAG gcGCTGCTACTGCAACAGATGTTGCTGATAGTATGGTGGTCCAATCTCCTGCTACCCCTTCACCTAAACCATAG